The following coding sequences are from one Paenibacillus sp. JDR-2 window:
- a CDS encoding carbohydrate ABC transporter permease — translation MDNKPIELRKKRVSGNRAKAELKAILYIVPFLIPFALFYLWPVLRGTWISLHVWNIQGMQRYVALDNYKRIFENSDFYKYLWNSFYFVIICVPTVLVLGLVLALIINQRIWLRTLIRSVYFLPYVLSVSVISFIWLKLFDPKNGPVNGLLGLLGLPQDINWLTDHRFVWWAITIATDWWTVGFVMVLFLAGLQEIPQDHYEAATIDGAGAWSKFWHITVPGLSRVTKIQIFYQVINCLKLFGQVQIMSGGGPGDSTNTMIRYIYVTGFKKDMFGLASAQSIVFCVIMLLIAVIQFKLTDRKD, via the coding sequence ATGGATAACAAACCGATTGAACTGCGCAAGAAAAGAGTATCGGGCAACCGGGCAAAAGCCGAGCTAAAAGCGATACTGTATATTGTTCCTTTTTTGATCCCGTTCGCCCTATTCTATTTGTGGCCCGTCCTGCGCGGCACCTGGATCAGCCTGCATGTCTGGAATATTCAAGGGATGCAGCGGTACGTGGCGCTCGACAATTATAAGCGGATTTTCGAAAATAGCGATTTCTACAAATATCTATGGAACTCGTTTTATTTTGTAATCATTTGCGTTCCGACGGTTCTCGTATTGGGACTAGTCCTAGCGCTCATTATTAATCAACGGATATGGCTGAGAACCCTGATTCGTTCCGTTTATTTCCTTCCTTACGTTTTGTCGGTATCGGTAATCAGCTTTATTTGGCTGAAGCTGTTTGATCCAAAGAACGGTCCTGTCAACGGCCTGCTGGGACTTCTTGGCTTGCCTCAGGACATCAATTGGTTGACGGATCACCGGTTTGTATGGTGGGCGATTACGATTGCGACGGACTGGTGGACGGTTGGATTCGTTATGGTGCTGTTCCTGGCGGGTCTTCAGGAAATTCCCCAGGATCATTATGAAGCAGCTACGATCGACGGGGCTGGAGCTTGGAGCAAATTCTGGCATATTACAGTACCGGGATTGTCGAGAGTCACGAAGATTCAAATCTTCTATCAGGTCATCAACTGCCTGAAATTATTCGGTCAGGTTCAGATTATGAGCGGCGGCGGTCCGGGGGACTCCACGAACACGATGATCCGTTATATTTACGTGACGGGCTTCAAGAAAGATATGTTTGGTCTTGCTTCCGCGCAGTCCATCGTATTTTGCGTCATCATGCTGCTCATTGCGGTCATTCAATTTAAACTAACGGATCGAAAGGATTGA
- a CDS encoding ABC transporter ATP-binding protein: protein MLKLFRYLKPFRLFVIGVLVFVFLQTLSDLYLPTLMADIVDKGVSVGDKSYIWKIGGFMLLVAAAGGICSVLASYFSSKSAMGFGRDVRSRVFKHVENFSLQEFDKIGTASLITRTTNDITQVQQVLIMILRMMITAPMMCIGGIIMAISKDAKLSLVFVVVIPVLAGAIFLVVRKGIPLFKAMQVKIDKLNLVLREGLTGIRVIRSFDRINHENKKFDAANADLTDTAVRVNKIMAVLMPLMMLIMNISTIVIIAIGGIRIDHGNMQIGSLMAFIQYGMQIMFSLLMMSMMLIMIPRAQASAVRINEVLQMAPTLSDKDVTKKNSGKEGYLEFRGVTFSYPGAEQPALSDISFQAGPGEITALIGGTGAGKSTLVSLIPRFYDVDAGQIIIDGMDIRDMSQEDLRHKIGFVPQKAVLFTGTVAENIRYGQENATDEEVAHAAAIAQASEFIGGMDQGYDSMIAQGGNNVSGGQKQRLSIARALVRRPEIYVFDDSFSALDFKTDAKLRAALKSEVGNSTVMLVAQRVSTVMDADRIIVLDEGRIAGIGNHKELMQTCEVYKEIVSSQLSEEEIA, encoded by the coding sequence ATGTTGAAATTATTCCGCTATTTGAAGCCGTTTCGGCTTTTTGTCATTGGTGTCTTAGTCTTTGTCTTTCTGCAGACCTTATCGGATCTATATCTGCCAACCTTGATGGCGGATATCGTAGATAAAGGCGTATCTGTAGGCGACAAGTCTTATATTTGGAAAATCGGCGGCTTTATGCTGCTAGTTGCGGCTGCGGGCGGGATTTGTTCCGTATTGGCCAGCTATTTCTCTTCGAAGTCCGCCATGGGATTCGGGCGGGATGTCCGCAGCAGAGTGTTCAAGCATGTTGAGAACTTCTCGTTGCAGGAGTTCGACAAGATTGGTACAGCTTCGCTGATTACCCGGACAACAAACGATATTACGCAGGTACAGCAAGTGCTTATTATGATCTTGCGGATGATGATTACCGCGCCAATGATGTGTATCGGCGGTATTATTATGGCCATCTCGAAGGATGCCAAGCTGTCGCTTGTATTTGTAGTCGTTATTCCGGTACTGGCAGGCGCTATCTTCCTAGTCGTGCGTAAAGGGATTCCGCTGTTCAAAGCGATGCAAGTGAAAATTGATAAATTGAATCTGGTACTGCGCGAAGGCCTTACGGGGATCCGGGTTATCCGTTCGTTTGACCGGATCAACCATGAGAATAAAAAATTTGACGCAGCGAACGCCGATCTGACCGATACAGCGGTGCGCGTAAACAAAATTATGGCTGTTCTTATGCCGCTTATGATGTTGATCATGAACATTTCGACCATCGTTATTATTGCGATCGGCGGAATCCGGATTGATCATGGAAATATGCAAATTGGTTCCCTGATGGCTTTTATCCAATACGGCATGCAAATTATGTTCTCGCTTCTGATGATGTCGATGATGCTTATCATGATTCCTCGTGCGCAAGCATCGGCTGTCCGTATCAATGAAGTGCTCCAAATGGCGCCAACGCTCTCCGACAAAGATGTAACGAAGAAAAACAGCGGCAAAGAAGGCTATTTGGAATTCCGCGGAGTGACATTCAGCTATCCGGGCGCGGAACAGCCGGCGTTGTCGGATATTTCGTTCCAGGCTGGACCTGGCGAAATTACGGCCCTTATTGGCGGTACCGGTGCGGGTAAATCCACGCTGGTCAGCTTGATTCCGCGTTTCTATGATGTGGATGCGGGTCAGATTATCATTGACGGCATGGATATTAGAGATATGTCCCAAGAGGATCTCCGTCATAAAATCGGCTTTGTTCCTCAAAAAGCGGTTCTCTTCACGGGAACGGTAGCGGAAAATATCCGTTACGGACAGGAGAATGCAACGGATGAGGAAGTCGCTCATGCCGCGGCTATTGCTCAGGCCTCCGAATTTATCGGAGGGATGGATCAGGGCTACGATTCGATGATTGCGCAAGGCGGCAATAACGTATCGGGCGGTCAGAAGCAGCGCTTGTCTATTGCGCGGGCATTGGTGAGAAGGCCTGAAATTTATGTGTTCGACGACAGCTTCTCGGCGCTGGACTTCAAGACGGATGCCAAGCTTCGTGCGGCACTGAAGTCTGAGGTAGGCAACTCGACGGTAATGCTTGTTGCCCAGCGCGTAAGCACGGTTATGGATGCGGACCGGATTATCGTTCTTGATGAAGGACGTATTGCGGGGATCGGCAATCATAAGGAGCTTATGCAAACTTGCGAGGTTTACAAGGAAATTGTATCTTCGCAGCTGTCAGAGGAGGAGATTGCATGA
- a CDS encoding GNAT family N-acetyltransferase, which yields MIVVNATNKDIKQWLVLAAEVEELFGPMVDDPLFVQTLERNIREGRAFCIRENDGLPGEKLRGGTLISTKNAPSYKIGWLAVSEQARNKGVASALMKHVLEYFQSPAEVSVVTFGEDVKGGLPARRLYGKFGFAPQEEPVPNGPEGGSRQLFKLIMK from the coding sequence GTGATAGTCGTAAATGCAACGAATAAAGACATAAAGCAGTGGTTGGTATTGGCTGCTGAAGTGGAAGAGCTGTTTGGACCGATGGTGGATGACCCCTTGTTTGTTCAAACGCTTGAACGGAATATCCGCGAAGGCAGGGCATTTTGCATACGGGAAAATGATGGCTTGCCGGGGGAGAAGTTGCGTGGAGGGACCCTCATCTCAACGAAAAATGCTCCCTCCTATAAAATCGGCTGGCTGGCGGTATCTGAACAAGCAAGAAACAAAGGGGTGGCCTCCGCGCTTATGAAGCATGTCCTCGAATATTTTCAATCCCCGGCAGAGGTATCGGTTGTTACGTTTGGCGAGGATGTGAAGGGCGGACTTCCGGCAAGAAGGCTGTACGGGAAGTTTGGGTTTGCGCCTCAAGAGGAGCCTGTTCCGAATGGACCGGAAGGCGGCAGCAGGCAGCTGTTTAAGCTCATCATGAAATAA
- a CDS encoding sensor histidine kinase, producing MRKQSGWARFLPSMNIWKSSIRYKWMLLLFLFSLTPLIVMGTISYSLSKSTINEKVTEYSEQLLKQTADNIDTRLGIYKDLMMQVVNNGEIIRMLRDLDKTSAAKPYDIDSLSLTTKLSTIIAINQDIQSISFISKDHYIKGIYRWKNRTPEEVSGFLSTLEDGSNFRWFPTRLNTYVDSLNTQNVHVFSLSKQIYKTSDDSPVGIIAVLDIRGEVLKELGSSSTNNNRDIQSFVIDGQGQIVSYGDNDMIGKNVKEVLGEQGYNQIVHSGLEEFRFPIKEQGKKLIVNYKKLHTNDWIVVNVISESILYQDSDRLLRMIWIIALLCIVFSIITAIFLANSISNPILKMIRLMRQVMSGDLTVRFRVKKHSDEFDILGNNFNYMVARIDELLKTVYEEQNQKRTAELKALQAQINPHFLYNTLDIIKWTALIQKANNAAEMVSLLSRLLRISLDKGKETVTVEEEIEHVQCYLGIQKFRFNYKIKTEVYVEDGVRQLQTPKLILQPIVENAILHAFSDSEQEGQINISCTRSPDGGIRFQIADNGKGMDPAYARSLLRNQEQGGKTGGIGLANVDERIKLISGKAYGIDIVSEPEAGTTITIKLPYLE from the coding sequence ATGAGAAAACAATCCGGCTGGGCAAGGTTTTTGCCCTCGATGAATATATGGAAGAGCAGCATACGCTACAAATGGATGCTGCTCTTATTTCTATTTTCCCTGACACCGTTAATCGTGATGGGTACGATCTCGTATTCTCTCTCCAAATCGACAATCAACGAGAAGGTAACGGAGTATTCGGAGCAGCTGCTCAAGCAGACGGCGGATAACATCGATACCCGTCTGGGCATTTATAAAGACCTGATGATGCAGGTCGTGAATAACGGCGAGATTATCCGGATGCTGCGGGATCTGGATAAGACTAGCGCGGCTAAGCCTTACGATATCGACAGCTTGTCGCTGACGACAAAGCTTTCCACGATTATTGCGATTAATCAGGACATTCAATCCATATCGTTTATTTCCAAGGATCATTATATAAAAGGAATTTACAGATGGAAGAACCGCACGCCCGAAGAGGTAAGCGGTTTCTTGTCCACGCTTGAGGACGGAAGCAATTTCAGATGGTTTCCGACCCGGCTTAACACGTATGTAGACAGCTTGAACACGCAAAACGTCCATGTCTTTTCGCTTTCCAAACAGATTTACAAAACTTCGGATGATAGTCCGGTAGGGATTATAGCGGTACTTGATATTCGCGGCGAGGTGCTGAAGGAGCTTGGTTCGAGCTCAACCAACAACAACCGGGATATTCAAAGCTTCGTTATTGACGGTCAGGGCCAGATCGTTTCTTACGGCGATAATGACATGATCGGGAAAAATGTAAAAGAAGTACTCGGGGAACAAGGTTATAATCAAATCGTACACTCCGGCCTGGAGGAATTCCGCTTTCCTATTAAGGAACAAGGGAAGAAGCTGATTGTTAATTACAAGAAGCTTCATACCAATGATTGGATCGTCGTCAACGTCATCTCCGAGTCTATTTTGTATCAGGATTCCGACCGCCTGCTGCGGATGATTTGGATTATTGCGCTGCTTTGTATCGTTTTCTCCATTATAACGGCCATTTTTCTTGCAAACTCGATCAGTAACCCGATTCTGAAGATGATCCGGCTGATGAGACAGGTCATGTCTGGGGATTTGACGGTCCGGTTCCGGGTCAAGAAGCATAGCGACGAGTTTGACATATTGGGCAATAATTTCAATTACATGGTTGCCCGGATTGATGAGCTGCTGAAGACGGTGTACGAGGAGCAGAATCAGAAAAGAACAGCGGAACTGAAAGCATTGCAAGCGCAGATCAATCCTCATTTCCTGTATAATACACTCGATATTATCAAATGGACGGCCCTTATCCAGAAGGCGAATAATGCCGCGGAGATGGTCAGCCTGCTGTCCCGTCTGCTGCGGATTAGCTTGGACAAAGGGAAAGAGACGGTCACCGTTGAAGAGGAAATCGAGCATGTGCAATGTTATCTGGGGATCCAGAAGTTCCGGTTTAATTATAAAATCAAAACGGAGGTCTATGTGGAAGACGGTGTCCGTCAACTGCAGACCCCTAAGCTGATTCTTCAGCCGATTGTCGAAAATGCGATCCTTCATGCTTTTTCCGATTCGGAGCAAGAGGGCCAAATCAATATTTCTTGTACCAGAAGCCCAGACGGAGGTATACGCTTTCAGATTGCCGACAACGGGAAGGGGATGGATCCTGCTTATGCAAGGAGTCTTCTCCGAAATCAGGAGCAGGGCGGCAAGACGGGAGGAATCGGGCTTGCGAATGTGGATGAACGGATTAAGCTCATCAGCGGCAAAGCGTATGGCATTGATATTGTAAGCGAGCCGGAAGCGGGAACAACGATTACGATCAAGCTTCCGTATTTGGAATAG
- a CDS encoding NUDIX hydrolase, whose protein sequence is MRPIRNSAKAIIIQDEKILLTVNKDDEGLFYLCPGGGQEHSENLREYIGRNYIDGDSGMHQVEFYFECNLVSPNPTFEHVSIPDDHQVGVEWVEVSRLDEIRFYPSELGSRIKNKDKSNCYLGDVN, encoded by the coding sequence ATGAGGCCTATTCGAAACTCGGCAAAAGCGATTATTATTCAGGACGAGAAAATATTATTGACGGTTAATAAAGATGACGAGGGGCTTTTTTACTTGTGTCCCGGCGGCGGACAGGAGCATTCCGAGAATTTACGTGAATATATCGGCAGGAACTATATTGACGGCGATTCAGGCATGCATCAGGTTGAGTTTTATTTCGAATGTAATCTGGTCTCCCCAAATCCAACTTTCGAGCATGTGTCGATCCCGGATGACCATCAAGTAGGAGTTGAATGGGTAGAGGTAAGCAGGCTGGATGAAATCCGATTTTATCCGAGCGAATTAGGGAGCCGAATTAAAAATAAGGATAAAAGCAATTGTTATCTAGGGGATGTAAATTAG
- a CDS encoding ABC transporter substrate-binding protein, with amino-acid sequence MRAKKKAGMMLTAGMALALAVTGCSSSNGGGNTDNKTNAGNAGGNSPVEITFWNMFGGGEGDFVDQIIKGYNDSQQEVIVKQLRLESNEYYAKLGTALSSSKGPDVAVAHVDRISPFVKAKQIVPVDELATKVGFDLGQISESNMTSVTYDGKPYAVPLDTHFHMLYYNKDILKKANLLNEDETPKLDNVSPEGYLNTLAQIKTAVPDVQAMAVNTPYFQEPFLNMYYEAGGDILSPDLKKAAINNDKALSVLKFYDDIYTNQYADINDKNPWDTFSNGKAAFWFGGVWEAGVLLGDASKHIGAMPLPAIFGSQTHWGSSHTLVIPSYVSAEKQEAAAKFMKYFSEVGGQTWGNAGHVPANSKVTASEEYNKLPYRQFFIEAQKTVKFAPQTDNYTTIITTIAESLQNIIFHNESAEDGLKDLEKQINEILAN; translated from the coding sequence ATGAGAGCAAAGAAGAAAGCCGGAATGATGCTGACCGCCGGGATGGCGCTTGCGCTAGCGGTAACGGGATGTTCTTCGTCCAACGGGGGCGGTAACACGGATAACAAAACGAATGCCGGAAACGCAGGCGGCAATAGTCCGGTAGAAATTACGTTCTGGAATATGTTCGGCGGCGGCGAAGGGGATTTCGTCGATCAGATTATTAAAGGATATAACGATTCGCAGCAAGAGGTGATCGTGAAGCAGCTTCGTCTGGAATCGAACGAATATTACGCGAAGTTAGGCACGGCGCTTTCTTCTTCTAAGGGGCCGGATGTAGCCGTAGCCCACGTTGACCGCATTTCTCCATTTGTGAAAGCGAAGCAAATTGTGCCCGTTGACGAGCTTGCAACCAAAGTCGGATTTGACCTTGGGCAGATCAGCGAATCGAATATGACAAGCGTCACTTATGACGGCAAGCCGTACGCGGTACCGCTCGACACTCACTTCCACATGCTCTACTACAATAAGGACATCCTCAAAAAAGCGAATCTCTTAAATGAGGATGAAACGCCTAAGCTTGATAATGTGAGTCCCGAAGGTTATTTGAATACGTTAGCTCAAATTAAAACAGCCGTTCCGGATGTGCAGGCGATGGCGGTTAACACGCCGTATTTCCAAGAGCCTTTCCTGAATATGTACTATGAAGCCGGTGGCGATATTCTCTCGCCGGATTTGAAGAAAGCGGCTATTAACAATGACAAGGCGCTAAGCGTATTGAAATTCTATGATGATATTTATACAAACCAATATGCGGACATTAACGATAAGAATCCTTGGGATACGTTTAGCAACGGCAAAGCCGCCTTCTGGTTTGGCGGGGTATGGGAAGCAGGAGTACTGCTTGGAGATGCTTCCAAACATATCGGCGCTATGCCATTGCCTGCGATCTTCGGTAGCCAGACGCATTGGGGCAGCTCGCATACGCTTGTTATTCCGTCGTATGTCTCTGCGGAGAAACAAGAAGCTGCTGCCAAGTTTATGAAATATTTCTCCGAAGTGGGCGGCCAGACTTGGGGGAATGCGGGTCACGTGCCTGCGAACAGCAAGGTAACGGCAAGCGAAGAATACAATAAGCTGCCTTATCGTCAGTTCTTTATCGAAGCGCAGAAGACCGTCAAATTCGCGCCGCAAACGGATAACTATACGACGATCATTACGACGATTGCGGAATCGCTGCAAAATATCATTTTCCATAACGAATCGGCAGAAGACGGCTTGAAGGATTTGGAGAAGCAGATTAACGAGATTTTGGCTAACTAA
- a CDS encoding ABC transporter ATP-binding protein, whose translation MSQQKGNGRPGGPGRGPGMGGPGGFGMPVQKAKNFKGTLFRLMAYLKPHQTKLLLVLLTAILSTLFSIVSPKIMGHAMTKLAEGFFGKQNGGAGIDFDAINQILLILVILYIISSVFSYIQQYLMAGVAQNTVYDLRKQVNAKFNRLPLKYFDSKSNGEILSRVVNDVDNIANTLQQSLTQLITSVITLVGIIIMMLTISPLMTLIVFLTIPISLVATAVIAKRSQKYFVKQQAELGKLNGHVEEMYTGHKIVKAFGRERESLEKFEKMNEQLYDAGWRAQFISGIIMPIMSFIGNIGYVFVSIVGGILVTKRAIEVGDILAFIQYTRQFTWPITQLANISNVIQSTIASAERVFELLDEEEEVPEASTTKTITRPSGSVHFDHVKFGYTADKTLIDNMNINVLPGQTVAIVGPTGAGKTTLVNLLMRFYELNDGKITIDGVNITDLKRSNLRGMFGMVLQDTWLFNGTIRDNIAYGREGATEEDVVNAARAAHADHFIRTLPDGYDTILNEEASNISQGQKQLLTIARAILADPSILILDEATSSVDTRTEVYIQKAMGHLMEGRTSFVIAHRLSTIRDADLILVMNQGSIIEQGTHEELLEQGGFYADLYNSQFTGKAIEAV comes from the coding sequence ATGAGCCAGCAAAAAGGAAACGGCCGTCCAGGCGGACCTGGCAGAGGACCGGGCATGGGTGGTCCCGGCGGATTTGGGATGCCGGTCCAAAAGGCGAAAAACTTCAAAGGAACACTGTTCCGTTTAATGGCTTATTTGAAGCCGCATCAAACCAAGCTTCTGCTGGTGCTGCTTACCGCGATTTTGAGTACGCTATTCAGTATCGTAAGCCCTAAAATTATGGGTCATGCAATGACGAAGCTGGCGGAGGGCTTTTTCGGAAAACAAAATGGCGGGGCGGGAATCGATTTTGACGCGATTAATCAGATTCTGCTTATTCTCGTCATTCTCTATATCATCAGCTCGGTGTTCAGTTATATTCAGCAGTATTTGATGGCTGGAGTAGCCCAGAATACCGTGTACGATCTGCGCAAGCAGGTGAACGCGAAGTTCAACCGGCTCCCGCTGAAATATTTTGACTCCAAATCCAACGGCGAAATATTGAGCCGGGTCGTTAACGACGTGGACAATATCGCCAATACCTTGCAGCAAAGCTTAACCCAGCTGATTACATCGGTTATTACGCTGGTTGGCATTATCATCATGATGCTCACCATCAGCCCGCTGATGACCTTGATCGTCTTCCTGACGATTCCGATCAGCTTGGTGGCGACAGCGGTTATTGCGAAACGCTCGCAGAAATATTTTGTGAAGCAGCAAGCGGAGCTTGGCAAATTAAACGGGCATGTGGAAGAGATGTATACCGGCCACAAGATCGTTAAAGCTTTTGGCCGCGAGCGCGAATCGCTGGAGAAGTTCGAGAAGATGAATGAACAGCTGTATGATGCCGGCTGGCGTGCCCAATTCATCTCCGGTATTATTATGCCGATTATGAGCTTTATCGGAAATATCGGTTACGTGTTTGTCAGCATCGTTGGCGGTATCCTTGTTACAAAACGTGCGATTGAAGTTGGGGATATCCTGGCATTTATTCAATACACCAGACAGTTCACTTGGCCGATTACGCAGCTCGCGAATATCTCGAACGTTATTCAATCGACAATCGCTTCCGCTGAACGCGTCTTCGAGCTGTTGGATGAGGAAGAGGAAGTACCGGAAGCGAGTACGACGAAAACCATCACCCGTCCGAGCGGTTCCGTGCACTTTGATCATGTGAAATTCGGTTATACAGCGGATAAAACGTTGATCGATAACATGAACATCAATGTGTTGCCTGGTCAGACCGTAGCGATCGTAGGTCCAACGGGTGCGGGCAAAACCACTCTTGTAAACCTGCTTATGCGGTTCTACGAGCTGAATGACGGGAAAATCACGATTGACGGCGTCAATATTACGGATTTGAAGCGCAGCAATCTGCGCGGCATGTTCGGAATGGTGCTTCAGGATACATGGCTCTTTAACGGTACGATCCGCGACAATATCGCGTACGGACGGGAAGGAGCGACGGAGGAGGATGTCGTCAACGCAGCTAGAGCGGCACATGCCGACCACTTTATCCGGACTTTGCCGGACGGATACGACACGATTCTAAACGAAGAGGCGTCCAATATCTCGCAAGGTCAAAAGCAGCTTCTCACTATTGCCCGGGCAATTCTGGCAGATCCGTCCATTCTGATTCTGGACGAAGCAACTTCCAGCGTCGATACCCGTACAGAAGTCTACATCCAGAAGGCAATGGGTCATCTAATGGAAGGCCGAACAAGCTTCGTTATCGCGCACCGTCTGTCAACGATCCGCGACGCAGACCTGATTCTCGTCATGAACCAAGGCTCGATTATCGAGCAGGGTACGCATGAGGAGCTTCTGGAGCAGGGCGGGTTCTATGCGGACTTGTATAATAGCCAGTTTACGGGGAAGGCGATTGAGGCGGTTTAG
- a CDS encoding HAD family hydrolase — MRFKAVLFDLDGTLLDRDASLVLFIDDQYERYPAFQKVPKDVFTRRFIELDQHGYVWKDKVYQQLLAEFQIQGLRWEELLEDYLKSFQKHCVGFPHLIQMLSSLKSCGTKIALISNGYGRFQYDNFKALDIDPYFDEVLISEWEGLRKPDPAIFERALYKLGVKAEDALFVGDHPDSDVRGSRAVGMKAVWKYNSYFSSDVEADGVIYDLEELISFMNG; from the coding sequence ATGCGGTTTAAAGCCGTACTCTTTGATCTGGACGGAACATTGCTCGACCGTGATGCCTCATTGGTTTTATTTATCGATGATCAATATGAACGTTATCCGGCGTTTCAGAAGGTGCCGAAGGATGTTTTCACGAGACGGTTCATCGAGCTTGATCAGCATGGATATGTATGGAAGGATAAGGTCTATCAGCAGCTGTTGGCTGAATTCCAAATTCAAGGTTTACGCTGGGAAGAGCTGTTAGAGGATTATTTGAAGTCGTTTCAAAAGCATTGTGTCGGGTTCCCTCATCTCATTCAGATGTTATCCTCTTTAAAAAGCTGTGGAACTAAGATCGCCCTTATTTCAAACGGTTACGGCCGGTTTCAATACGATAATTTCAAAGCATTAGATATCGATCCTTATTTCGACGAGGTTCTTATCTCGGAATGGGAAGGGCTTCGCAAGCCGGATCCGGCTATTTTTGAGCGGGCGCTCTACAAGCTTGGCGTGAAGGCGGAGGATGCGCTATTTGTTGGCGACCATCCGGACAGCGACGTAAGAGGCAGCCGTGCGGTTGGCATGAAAGCCGTATGGAAGTATAACTCTTACTTTTCTTCTGATGTTGAAGCTGATGGCGTTATTTATGATTTGGAAGAGTTAATCTCCTTTATGAACGGATAG
- a CDS encoding DUF4362 domain-containing protein, with amino-acid sequence MQRFINRFHDHKFDYFLAIPPFIDGGYVIYDLIADDGDVKVRMDTTRDTYSNGAGLQLTCKAIEFDNKGTVVVEQCTGPEGIEVSHYSLFSFDPKRK; translated from the coding sequence ATGCAGCGCTTCATTAATCGCTTTCATGATCATAAATTTGATTATTTTCTTGCGATCCCGCCATTTATCGATGGGGGTTATGTCATCTATGATTTGATCGCCGATGATGGCGATGTCAAGGTCAGAATGGATACGACACGCGACACGTATAGCAATGGCGCCGGTTTGCAGTTAACCTGCAAAGCTATAGAGTTCGATAACAAAGGAACAGTAGTGGTAGAGCAGTGTACAGGCCCGGAAGGTATTGAAGTTTCCCATTACTCTTTGTTCTCATTTGATCCAAAGCGAAAATAA
- a CDS encoding carbohydrate ABC transporter permease — MNKWALNIIATVLAVLFVFPLIWMLLVSLKPDGTNVYAMSDWVHFADLTFSNYKKVITGSEILRWTWNSTVIGVITTLLSILLSSLAAYSFSKMPFKSKGFLFVLITSGLLIPTEAILIPLYETTLHLNLIDNKWAIILPGLTNPIGILLLKQFMDGVPKDYIEAAQIDGSGTFRIWWNICLPLTKSAMVSVGIFFLILSWNNFLWPYLTITSEENMILSAGLPTFLSNNNMSLNMIMTASGIAAIPTILVFAILQRHIVQGVAMSGVKG; from the coding sequence ATGAACAAGTGGGCTCTTAACATCATTGCAACGGTACTGGCGGTTCTTTTCGTGTTCCCGCTCATCTGGATGCTGCTTGTCTCCTTGAAGCCGGACGGTACGAATGTTTATGCCATGTCCGACTGGGTGCATTTCGCGGATTTGACGTTCAGCAATTACAAGAAGGTGATTACCGGCTCCGAGATTCTCAGATGGACCTGGAATAGCACGGTTATCGGCGTCATTACAACGCTGCTATCCATACTGCTCAGCTCTCTGGCTGCGTATTCTTTCTCCAAAATGCCATTTAAGAGCAAAGGCTTTTTATTTGTCCTCATTACCTCGGGACTTCTTATTCCGACGGAAGCGATTCTGATTCCGTTATACGAAACGACGCTGCATCTGAATCTGATTGATAATAAGTGGGCTATTATTCTCCCCGGTCTTACGAATCCGATTGGCATTCTTCTTCTCAAGCAATTTATGGACGGCGTTCCGAAGGATTATATCGAAGCCGCTCAAATTGACGGAAGCGGAACCTTCCGGATCTGGTGGAACATCTGCCTGCCGCTGACGAAATCGGCGATGGTATCGGTTGGCATATTCTTTCTGATTTTATCCTGGAATAATTTCCTTTGGCCTTATCTGACGATTACCTCGGAAGAAAATATGATATTGTCGGCAGGACTGCCTACGTTTTTATCGAATAATAATATGTCCTTAAATATGATTATGACGGCAAGCGGCATTGCGGCTATCCCAACGATTCTGGTCTTTGCCATTCTACAGCGCCATATTGTGCAAGGGGTGGCTATGTCGGGTGTGAAGGGCTAA